CGGGTGACAACGATGAGCTATTCACGCCTGGGCGCGGATGTGCAGGCCTTTGCGTCCCAGCTCCCGATCCTGCTCATCGAGAACTTCGGCGGCGGCGCGGTCCCGGCCAAGGGCTGGAACCAGACCGGCGACAACATCGTCCAGGTCCCACGCCAATCGTCCGCCATCACGATCTTCGACAACAGCAGCGGGACGTCGAGCTTTACCGGCCCGGTCGATCTCCACAGCCGAACGGGCATCCGCGAGCGCGGCGCGTTCTCCTCGACATTCCCTGAGCCGCAGTACTCGCTAGAAACCTGGGGCGAGGCGGACGACGACCAGGATGTCGAGGTCTTCGGCATGGCCGGCGAGTCCGACTGGATCCTCTACTCGCCCAACCCGCAGTACGACCAGACGCTGATGAACAACCAGTTCATGTACGCGCTGGCGAACCAGATGGGGCTCTGGGCGCCGCAGGTGAGATACGTCGAGGCGTTTCTGAATACCGACGGCGGCGATGTGACGATGGCGGACCATGTCGGGCTCTACGTCTGGACCGAGAAGGTCAAGCGCGACCCGGGCCGGCTGGACTTCGAAGCGTTTAACGCCGACGGCACGGAAGGCGGGTTCCTGCTTTCGATCAACCGGCAAGACGCGATCCCCGAGGGGCTGCCGTCCAACACCGTCCAGCCCCACTTCCACACCGCCGGTGCCAACGGCATCCAGCAGACCCCCCCCAACAGCTTCGGCGTCGGCGACGACATCCCGCGCCAGTCCAACGCCTTCATCAACTACGAACACCCCAACGGCTACGAGATCAGCCAGGTCCAACGCAACGCCATCGGCGACTGGTTCCAGGAGATGGAGGATGTACTCTTCGGCCGCGCCGGTGTGACGTGGAACGACCCCGTGGAAGGCTACTCGAAGTACATCGACGTCGACAACTTCATTGACTACTTCATCCTCCACAACCTCTCGAAGAACGGCGACGGGCTGCTTCTTTCGATGTGGGTCTACAACCCCGACCCCAACAACGGCGGCAAGCTGCGCATGGGCCCGCCGTGGGACCACGACCTGGGCTCATTCGAGGGGTCGACGTCGTCGAGTTTACTCCACCGCGCCGACCGGCTGTGGTACGGGCGTATGTTCCAGGACCCCGCCTTCGTGCAGCAGTACCAGGACCGCTGGCAGATGTGGCGGCAGAGCGTGCTGACCGACGCGAATATGAACGCGGTGTTTGACAGCTTCGTCGCCGAGATCGGCAACGACGCGATCGTGCGCGACGGCGTCACGAATATCACCAGCCGGATCAACGCCGTCAAGAGCTGGCTCGCGTCGCGCGCGGCGGCGATCGACGCGCAGTTCACCGCGCCCCCGCTCTTCAGCCAGAACGGCGGCGAGGTCGATCCGGGATTCGGCCTCTCCATGACCGCCCTGGCCGGCACGATCTACTACACCAACGACGGCAGCGATCCGCGGCTGGCCAACGGCAACGTCAGCCCCGGCGCGCTGCTCTACGATGGCACGGCCGTCGGCACACAGCTCATCACGACCGGGTCCAACTGGCGCTACCTCGACAACGGCACCAACCAGGGCACCGCCTGGCGCAACGCCGGCTTCAACGACACCGCATGGGCCAGCGGCGACGCCCAGCTCGGCTACGGCGACGGCGACGAATCCACCGTCGTCTCGTACGGCCCCAATGAAACCAACAAGTACATCACCACCTACTTCCGCTCCACCTTCAACGTCGCCGACCCCAGCGCCTTCACCAGCGTCGTCCTCAACCTCCTAAGGGACGACGGGGCCTCGGTCTACATCAACGGCGAAGAAGTCGTACGCAGCAACATGCCCGGCGTCCTGGGCGACAACACCATCACCTACACGACCCCCGCCGCGGCCACGGTCAACGGCAATGCCGAGTCCACGCTCTTCTTCGCCTACAACATCGACGCCGCAGACCTCATCGTCGGCACCAACACCATCGCCGTCGAGATCCACCAGTCCGTCGTCAACAGCTCCGATATCAGCTTCGACCTTGAACTGATCGGGCAGACGGCGAGCGACCAGCCCATCACGCTCAACCAGACCCAGACGATTACCGCCCGATCGCGCAACGGCACGAGCTGGAGCGGCATGGCCCAGGCCGACTTCTTCGTCGGTACCAAGCAGGCCGACGACGAGAACGTCCGAATCACCGAGGTCCACTACAACCCGGTGGGGCCCAGTGCCAGCGAACAAGGCGCGGGCTTCACCGATGGCGACCAGTTCGAGTTCCTCGAAGTGCTCAACGTCTCGGCCGACACGGTCGACTTCAAGGGTGTCACCTTCGGTGCCGGGCTGACCATGTCGGTGGGCGAGTTCGCCGAGCTCGCGCCCGGGCAGCGCGGCGTCTTCGTGAGCGACGCCGCCGCGTTCCAGGAACGCTACGGCACAGGCGTCACCATCCTCGGCACCTACACCGGCAACCTCTCCAACGGCGGCGAGGCGATCTCGCTCAACGACAACAAGACGGGCGGCGTGATCAAGGCCTTCACCTTCGAGGACGGCACGGGCGTCGGCGAAGAAGGCTGGCCTACCACGCCCGACGGCGACGGCCCGTCCCTCGTCGTCATCGACACCGAAGGCGACTACAACGACGGGAACAACTGGAAGGCATCAACCGCCACGCACGGCACACCCGGCGCATCCGAAGCCGCCGACATCCTGGGCGACATCAACGGCGACGGCTTCGTCGGCGCAGCCGATCTCGACGCCCTCCTCGCGCACTGGGGCGACGCGGCGAGTTCATCACGCATGGCCCAGGACGCCGACCTCAACGGTGACGGCACCGTCAACAGCCCCGACCTCAGCATCGTCATCGCCAACTTCGGCAACGGCACGCCGCCCGCCGCCCCGACCAGCAACGGCGAAACACCCGACGACAACGACAACGACAACGACGCGGTCGGCAACGACGCCGGCGGCAACAATCCCGCCGATCGCCCGAGCTCACCCACACGGCCCGCCCCTACCCCGGAAGCCACCGACCCCGCCCCGCCACAGCGCCCGCGCCCCACCGCGCCGCCCTCGCGCGACCCCCAGCCCGCTGATGTACCCCCCCCAGCGCGGCCGACACCACCGCTCTGGCCCGACCAACAACGCGCGGCCAGCACACGCACTCCCGACGCCCTGGCCCTGACACGCCCCGTGTCGACGACCCCAGCCGGCGAGGCGCCCGGCACCGAGCCGACCCAGGCCGCGACCAAACCCAAGCCCAGGTTCGACGCCATGTCGTTACGCCCTGCGACCCCAACCACCAAGGCAACGCCTGGTACGTAGGCCGAGTAGGCACAGCCCATTGAGCGATAGGCCGAACGACCGAAGCAGTGTGCCGCCCTACATCCGACGCCGCCTGCGCATCAGCGCCATCGCGCCTAACGCCAGCAGCGCCGCCGAGCCGGGCTCGGGGACGTTCCCGCCGGGCGCGCCTGCGCCGAAGTGGGCCTGCACGATGGCGAGGTCCGCCTGCCCCACAACGCCGTCTCCCGAGGCGTCGCCAGCGCTGTAGTCGAACGCGAGCACGCTTTCGCCCCAGTTGGCCAAGAGGATGTCGAGGTCTTCCGCGCCGACAAAGCCGTCTTGGTTCAGGTCGCCCGCAAGTTCAACATGCAACTCGCCGTCGGTGTAGAGCTTGCCGAGATGCCAGCCCAGCCCGCTGTCGAGCGTGGGCAGCAGCATGTCCGCAAACGTGCCGGTGGAGGATGCTAAGTTGAAGATATCAAACGTGTCGCCTGCGTCGGGGGCAAAGCCATTGATGAGCTGGATGTCGAGTGTGCCACCGAGGGCGGTGGACTTGGCGTTGTTGATCTGGTCGTGCTGTGAGCCCGCGGTCGTACCACCGAGTTCGATCTGTGTGGTCGCGCTGGACATCAGGAACAGGTGGACGTCGTGGTTGACTGCCGCGGGACTGTTGCCTGGACGCAGGTCGCCGTGGAGGAACACGGTGCCGCCGCCGGTGATAGCGCCGCTGCCCGACACGTCGCCGAAGAAGACGGCCGTGGACGACACGGGGCCCGCCGCGGCGACGATGAACGTGCCGGTGCTGCCGACATCGTCATAGAACGTGGTGTTGGAGCCGCCGGAGAGGACGATCGAGCCGGTGACCTTGTTGGTAATGTCGCCAAAGAACCGGCTGGTGCCGAAGCTGACAGCCACTGCGCCGTTATTGTTGAGCCCGCCGTTGAAGCGGAAGGTTGCGTCTTCACCGGCAATGAGCCCGAGGTTGGCATTGTTGGAGAGGATATGCTCGAACTCGATCTGGCCGCCGATCACCTCGATGCGTCCTGAGTTGGAGCTAGCCAGCCCCTCGCCCATGATGCGCAGGTGCTGGCCCTGCTCGACACGGACCTCGCCGTCCCCGGCGTTGGTAAACCGGGCGGTGATGCGGCCGTCGCCGGTGACAAGGCCCTCGTTGGTCAGAAAGAAGCCGAAGGTGAGGTTGTCGGCAAGGACGGTGCCATAGTTATTCGCGAAGGTTGTGCCGATGGTGCCGTCGCCGGTCAGGACGCCGGTCGATTCGACGACGAGGCCACTGGTGGTGATCGTCCCGCCGTTGAGCGACAGCGTCGCGATGCCGCTGCCCCCGCCGACGGTGAGCTGGTCGATCGTGACGTTGCTTGATGGGCCGGTGACGGTGAGGGAGACGTCGGGGTCAATGTAGACATCGTGGGGGTCGCCTGGGAGTTGGCTGAGGGTCCAGCGCGAGGCGATGTCCCACGAGCTGGAGAAAGTTGTGTTCCAATGCAGGTCGGGGGTGTAGAGGAAGACGCCCTGATCCCCATTGGTAAAGGTCGCTCGGTAGGTGATCTGGCTGTAGTTGTTGATGGTACGACCCATGCCATCGGCCCCGCCTGAGCCGGTCGTGATGGACACACTACTGATCTGCCGTCCCGCAAGGGCGTCGCCCTCTCGGGCGACCAGCAACGTCTGGCCGTTGATACCCGCGAGCCAGAGCCCGCTATTGTTGCTGCTCGTAACGCCGCCCTCGCCGGTGCGTAGCCCGGCCAAATACGCGAGCTGCCCCGCATCGTTGAGCACCGGGTCGCTGCCAAAGAAACTGAAAACCGCGCCATCGGGGGTGCCCGGGGCCTGGCTGCCCTCGCGCGCGATCAGCTGCGTGTTCCGCCAAATCCCTGTGTCATTGTTGAAATCGACGCCGCCCGCCCCTGTGGTCAGATTCGCGCGATAGGCCACATGCCCTGAATTGCTGATGACCGGGTTGTTCGTCATGTTGGCGAAGACGATGCCGTTCGCGACGCCGCCGGCTTGGCTGCCTTCCCGGGCCAAAAGGGTAGAGCCCCGCCAGATGCCCGTATCGCTTAAGAGCGTCACCCCGCCACCGCCCAGATGCAGTTCGCCAAGGAAGGCAACCTGGCCCGAGTCGTTGATCCGGAGGTTGCGGAACTCCTCGAAGACCGAGCCGGAGGGTGTACCGCCGGCCTGGTTGCCCTCCCGGGCGATCAGGCCCGAGTCGAGCCAGATCCCAACATTGTTCTGTGTGCCGACCCCGCCCGAACCAATCCTCAGTACGCCGCGGAAGGCGTACTGGCCCGAGGCGTTCACCGTCGGTACCGACAAGATGAAAAACTCAGCGCCAGCCGGTGTGCCGTCGGCCTGATCGCCTTCGCGCACCAAAAGCGAGCTGCCCTGCCAGATCCCAGCGTTGTTGTCGCTCGTCACACCACCCGGGCCGATCTGCATCGAGTTTGTAAAAAACTGGTCGCCCGACGGATTCAACGTGACGCTGCTACTGAAACCCGAGTGCAGCGCTGAAGACACCCCGCCCGCCTGTGACCCCTCGCGTGCGGTCAACACCCCATCGACCCAGAGCCCCGTGTCGTTTGTTGAATCCACCCCCCCCCGCACCCCACCGCAGCACGCCGGAGTATGCCAACTCGCCCGCATTGTTGAGCACCAACGGAGTCGATAGATGGTCAAAGGCCGACCCCGCCGGCGTGCCGCCCGCCTGCGACCCCTCCCGAGCGACGAGGGTCGAATCGACCCAGAGCCCGCTGTTGTTACTCGACACCGCATCGCCCGATCCGATCTCCAGCAGTCCCAGGTAGGCGACCTGCCCCGCATCATTGAGGACGGGATTCCCGAACGTATCAAAGTCCGTCCCGAAGGGTACGCCGCCCGCCCAGTCGCCGGTCAACGCGACCGTCTCAACATCCGCCATACCGCGCTGCGCATAGCCCACCGCCATCGCCGCGCCCAAGAGTAGTGCCGTGCGATTCATCTTCTATGCTCCATTCACGTGACCCAAACCCGTCGCGTCGCGGGGGCAGAACACCCCATGAGACCGAACGCAGCATACCACACCGCATGAACCGGGCGAAGCGCCGTGATGCCAGATTGCGAGGTGACACGGCCGTCGGCAAAAATCAAAACAGGGCCCCAGCCGCCTGTAGACCTATGGATACAGTGCAGATGGGGGTGTACATGAGGACCGTCTTTTCGCCATTTGCAATCGTGGCAAAGGAGCCGAGCCAAACCGTTTCACACTACTTCTTGTTGGCTTGTCGGTGATCAAAAAACTGTTGTATGCTCCATCACATGCATCAAGTTGCTCTGTGCAAAGTCTGTATCCAATGTGTGGCCCTCTCAACAGTCTGGTCGTGTAAACTCCACCGTCCTTGGCGTTATGCAGGACCGTGCGGATGAATGATGTAGTCTCAGCAGGGTAGATAGGGTATAAGGAATGGATGAAAGAACCAGGTGAAGATTGACACCAAATCTTGAGTGACAGAGGCTTTGGGGGCGTAGCTCAGTGGTTAGAGCACGGGACTCATAATCCCTTGGTCGCAGGTTCGAATCCTGCCGCCCCTATTTTCGTTTCGATGCGTATCGCGCGGCGGCTGGAATGCGCGGCCGAAGTTGCTACGCTTGGGCAATGACGAGACGCAGCTACGCGATCTTGGGCACCGGCGCGTTAGGCGGGTACTACGGCGCACGCCTGCTGCAGGCCGGTTGCACCGTCCGGTTTTTGGTGCGCGGCGATTACGAACATGTGCGCGGCCACGGGATGCGCGTCGAGTCGATGCACGGCGACCAGCGCCTCCCCAGCGTCCAAGCGTTTCGCGATGCGGGTGATATGCCGCCCAGCGACGTGGCGGTCGTGGCGATGAAAACCACGCAGGACGCGGCGCTCACGCAGATGCTGCCACATGTGGTGAGGCCCGGCGGGGTGGTGCTGGTCTTGCAGAACGGCCTCGAACCCGAGCGGCACGCAGCCGGGCTCGTCGGCAAAGAGCGTGTCATCGGCGGGCTCTGCTTTTTATGCTCGAACCGCGTCGGGCCCGGCCACTTTGTGCAGACCCGGTTCGACCACATCCGCCTGGGCGAGTACGGGCAGCGCGGCCTGACACCCCGGCTACGCGATATCGCCGACGATTTCTGCGCAGGCGGCGTCCAGACCGAGGCGGTGGCTGACCTGCGGCTCACCCGCTGGAAGAAGCTGGTCTGGAATATCCCGTACAACGGGCTCAGCGCCGTGCTGGATGCGGACACCGAGCAGCTCATGCGGCACCCCGACACCGAGGCACTCGTCGCCGAGCTGATGCACGAGACCGCCCGCGCGGCCAAGGCGACTGGCGGGCACGACATCGATGATGCTTTTATCGAGACGATGCTGGGCAACACGCGGAAGATGGGGCCCTACCTACCCAGCATGCAGATCGACCGTCGGCTTGGCCGGGCGATGGAAGTCGAGGCGATCTTCGGCGACCCGGTCCGTCAGGCAGTCGCTCACGGCTGTGCGGTACCGCTGATCCAAACAGTGTATCGGCAGCTCAGGTTGTTGGATGATCTCCGCGGAGGGGCGCAGCGCGAAACCTGACGCTCCGCGGACAT
The sequence above is a segment of the Phycisphaeraceae bacterium D3-23 genome. Coding sequences within it:
- a CDS encoding CotH kinase family protein, which encodes MPDTTDARLGHTLSSANRPPSPVEALEPRMLFSAVPLITELLAVNNDGLEDEDGNNSDWLELHNAGDMALNLDGWFLTDDASDLEQWALPNVTLGVGEYLVIFASGEDRAAAGGELHTNFRLGSGGEYLALVEPDGNTIAHEYAPEFPAQSSDVSYGLAFDNPGSPGYFNTPTPGQANGAAAVNETVTFSHTANVFTGSFQLTLSGAGAGQTISYTLDGSVPHSGSPTYSGPITINSTTQVRALIREVGMVDGRVTTMSYSRLGADVQAFASQLPILLIENFGGGAVPAKGWNQTGDNIVQVPRQSSAITIFDNSSGTSSFTGPVDLHSRTGIRERGAFSSTFPEPQYSLETWGEADDDQDVEVFGMAGESDWILYSPNPQYDQTLMNNQFMYALANQMGLWAPQVRYVEAFLNTDGGDVTMADHVGLYVWTEKVKRDPGRLDFEAFNADGTEGGFLLSINRQDAIPEGLPSNTVQPHFHTAGANGIQQTPPNSFGVGDDIPRQSNAFINYEHPNGYEISQVQRNAIGDWFQEMEDVLFGRAGVTWNDPVEGYSKYIDVDNFIDYFILHNLSKNGDGLLLSMWVYNPDPNNGGKLRMGPPWDHDLGSFEGSTSSSLLHRADRLWYGRMFQDPAFVQQYQDRWQMWRQSVLTDANMNAVFDSFVAEIGNDAIVRDGVTNITSRINAVKSWLASRAAAIDAQFTAPPLFSQNGGEVDPGFGLSMTALAGTIYYTNDGSDPRLANGNVSPGALLYDGTAVGTQLITTGSNWRYLDNGTNQGTAWRNAGFNDTAWASGDAQLGYGDGDESTVVSYGPNETNKYITTYFRSTFNVADPSAFTSVVLNLLRDDGASVYINGEEVVRSNMPGVLGDNTITYTTPAAATVNGNAESTLFFAYNIDAADLIVGTNTIAVEIHQSVVNSSDISFDLELIGQTASDQPITLNQTQTITARSRNGTSWSGMAQADFFVGTKQADDENVRITEVHYNPVGPSASEQGAGFTDGDQFEFLEVLNVSADTVDFKGVTFGAGLTMSVGEFAELAPGQRGVFVSDAAAFQERYGTGVTILGTYTGNLSNGGEAISLNDNKTGGVIKAFTFEDGTGVGEEGWPTTPDGDGPSLVVIDTEGDYNDGNNWKASTATHGTPGASEAADILGDINGDGFVGAADLDALLAHWGDAASSSRMAQDADLNGDGTVNSPDLSIVIANFGNGTPPAAPTSNGETPDDNDNDNDAVGNDAGGNNPADRPSSPTRPAPTPEATDPAPPQRPRPTAPPSRDPQPADVPPPARPTPPLWPDQQRAASTRTPDALALTRPVSTTPAGEAPGTEPTQAATKPKPRFDAMSLRPATPTTKATPGT
- a CDS encoding PEP-CTERM sorting domain-containing protein (PEP-CTERM proteins occur, often in large numbers, in the proteomes of bacteria that also encode an exosortase, a predicted intramembrane cysteine proteinase. The presence of a PEP-CTERM domain at a protein's C-terminus predicts cleavage within the sorting domain, followed by covalent anchoring to some some component of the (usually Gram-negative) cell surface. Many PEP-CTERM proteins exhibit an unusual sequence composition that includes large numbers of potential glycosylation sites. Expression of one such protein has been shown restore the ability of a bacterium to form floc, a type of biofilm.); translated protein: MQIGPGGVTSDNNAGIWQGSSLLVREGDQADGTPAGAEFFILSVPTVNASGQYAFRGVLRIGSGGVGTQNNVGIWLDSGLIAREGNQAGGTPSGSVFEEFRNLRINDSGQVAFLGELHLGGGGVTLLSDTGIWRGSTLLAREGSQAGGVANGIVFANMTNNPVISNSGHVAYRANLTTGAGGVDFNNDTGIWRNTQLIAREGSQAPGTPDGAVFSFFGSDPVLNDAGQLAYLAGLRTGEGGVTSSNNSGLWLAGINGQTLLVAREGDALAGRQISSVSITTGSGGADGMGRTINNYSQITYRATFTNGDQGVFLYTPDLHWNTTFSSSWDIASRWTLSQLPGDPHDVYIDPDVSLTVTGPSSNVTIDQLTVGGGSGIATLSLNGGTITTSGLVVESTGVLTGDGTIGTTFANNYGTVLADNLTFGFFLTNEGLVTGDGRITARFTNAGDGEVRVEQGQHLRIMGEGLASSNSGRIEVIGGQIEFEHILSNNANLGLIAGEDATFRFNGGLNNNGAVAVSFGTSRFFGDITNKVTGSIVLSGGSNTTFYDDVGSTGTFIVAAAGPVSSTAVFFGDVSGSGAITGGGTVFLHGDLRPGNSPAAVNHDVHLFLMSSATTQIELGGTTAGSQHDQINNAKSTALGGTLDIQLINGFAPDAGDTFDIFNLASSTGTFADMLLPTLDSGLGWHLGKLYTDGELHVELAGDLNQDGFVGAEDLDILLANWGESVLAFDYSAGDASGDGVVGQADLAIVQAHFGAGAPGGNVPEPGSAALLALGAMALMRRRRRM
- a CDS encoding putative 2-dehydropantoate 2-reductase, with the protein product MTRRSYAILGTGALGGYYGARLLQAGCTVRFLVRGDYEHVRGHGMRVESMHGDQRLPSVQAFRDAGDMPPSDVAVVAMKTTQDAALTQMLPHVVRPGGVVLVLQNGLEPERHAAGLVGKERVIGGLCFLCSNRVGPGHFVQTRFDHIRLGEYGQRGLTPRLRDIADDFCAGGVQTEAVADLRLTRWKKLVWNIPYNGLSAVLDADTEQLMRHPDTEALVAELMHETARAAKATGGHDIDDAFIETMLGNTRKMGPYLPSMQIDRRLGRAMEVEAIFGDPVRQAVAHGCAVPLIQTVYRQLRLLDDLRGGAQRET